In Ruminiclostridium josui JCM 17888, the genomic window TGTATATACAAAGAAGTATGCAGATGAAATAAGGCTGATAAATAAAGGACTTAATCTGCTGACAATTTGCGTGGATAAAGAGTTTATTGAGCTAGTGAAAAAACCGGAGAAGGAACAGCAGGAGTTCGATACAAGTAAAATCAGCCGACCCTTTGAGTCAATATCCTTCACCTCAGGTACCAGCGGTGCACCCAAAGTTGTTTATAGGGACAAATCTTTTGATGGAAGGCGTTTTCCATACTTAATAGACAGATTCGGATTTACAAGTGAAGACATATTTCTTGTGACAGTGCCGTTTTACCATGTCTCAGCAATGGGATGGAGCAGACTGTTTTTGAACATTGGAGCTACCATTGTATTGGGAGATATAAATAATCCGGTCTGCATGGCATTGGACATGGTCAAATATAAGATTACTACGTCACTGATTGTACCTAATATTCTAGAAAAGATTACAAGAGCATTTGAAGAAAAGGCGGTAGAGGGAACCCCAAACCTGAAATTTGCTATTGTAGGGGGAAAACACTTCCCAGCCGAGCTAAAAGGACGTTCAATTAATGTATTTGGGCCAATTGTACATGAATACTATGGTTCAACGGAAACAGGAGTAAATGTTATTGCTGATCCACATGATTTGATAGCTGTTGCGGGCAGTTCGGGAAAAGAAATGGACGGAAGCAAGGTAATAATCCTTGATGACAATAACGTTCCTCTTCCCAGGGGGATTAGGGGACACGTAGCCATTTCCAGCTATCAGAATATGGTTGGGTATCTGAATGCCAAAACAAATAAAGCAGAAATTGGAGGTACGGAATATATTATTACTCCTGATTACGGTTGGATGGATGACAACGGATATTTATTCCTGACAAGCCGTTCAACTCCTGATTTCAATATCTATAAACTTGAAAATGAAATAGTTGGGGTTAAGGGAATAGAGGATTCGTACATATTTATAGATGACGATGGTATATTGTATTGCGCTGTTACAATCAATCATGAGCTAAATAGTAAGTTAACTGAAGTCAAGAATATCCTTGAATCCAATGGTATTAAGGACTTTAAAATAATAAATACAGTTATACCCTATAGCATGTCTGGAAAAGTAAATTTAGAAAAACTTAGGGGCATGATTATTAGGGTTTCAAATAGATAATGTAACTATCCCTCTGATTAAAGTATTTCAAAGTACAGCTCATGTTCATCTATGCTTACCTCTTATGTTTTAAATAAATTTTTCCTTTTAAATTTTGAACATGAGCTGTACTTGAATACTTTATTCCAGCTAACGATGTTACAAAAAGCAGGTAACGTTGTTATTGTAAGGAGAAACAAGAAAGTTGGCGGATATGTATTATGTAAGGAGGAATGACATTGATTGTTTTAAATGAAAAAACAGGCATTCTTGAAAAAAGGTGTCAGTCGTATTCTCTTCAAGACATTGAAGAACCAAATCTTTATAAAGATATATTCAATTATGACGAGATACCTAAATGTGTATTCGACTACAAAAACATACCCTTATCACCTGCAAAAAATTTTTGGATAACCGATACAACGTTCAGGGACGGACAGCAATCAAGAGCACCATACACAGTTGATCAGATATTAAAACTATATGACTTTCTTCACCAACTTGGGGGTGAGAATGGGATAATACGGCAGACTGAATTTTTCCTTTATAGTGACAAGGATAAAGAGGCTGCACTTAGATGTATGGAGAGGGGTTACAAGTTTCCGGAAGTTACAGGATGGATACGCCCCATAAGTAAGGATTTGGAACTTGTTAAAGAATTTGGACTCAAAGAGGTAGGCTTCCTTGTGAGTAGTTCCGATTACCATATATTTAAGAAGCTCAACAAGACAAGACGACAAGCATTGGATGATTATATGTCCATCATCAGAAAAGCTGTTGAATTGGGAATAAAACCAAGATGCCACTTTGAGGATATAACACGTTCTGA contains:
- a CDS encoding class I adenylate-forming enzyme family protein — protein: MIPLSKLKEISDKYPEKAAIVEGNKVFTYKDLYTLSDNGVRNIVSKYNIHKLKRVVFISENRYEMLVFMSIFSTLKVTFLGLDFTGSIQKKIDCIKSINAEGIVYTKKYADEIRLINKGLNLLTICVDKEFIELVKKPEKEQQEFDTSKISRPFESISFTSGTSGAPKVVYRDKSFDGRRFPYLIDRFGFTSEDIFLVTVPFYHVSAMGWSRLFLNIGATIVLGDINNPVCMALDMVKYKITTSLIVPNILEKITRAFEEKAVEGTPNLKFAIVGGKHFPAELKGRSINVFGPIVHEYYGSTETGVNVIADPHDLIAVAGSSGKEMDGSKVIILDDNNVPLPRGIRGHVAISSYQNMVGYLNAKTNKAEIGGTEYIITPDYGWMDDNGYLFLTSRSTPDFNIYKLENEIVGVKGIEDSYIFIDDDGILYCAVTINHELNSKLTEVKNILESNGIKDFKIINTVIPYSMSGKVNLEKLRGMIIRVSNR